AGATATAGGTTAACCTGGAGTCACTCCATGTCACCCCATGTCACCCATGTCACTCCCTGTTTTCCAGCTGTGTTGGCCAAAGATGGACATGAGATCATCTTGGAGCAGATAGAAGACTGGAATCTGGTGGAGCTTGTGGTAAATGAAGAAACAGTCTTCCAGTGTGATATCCAAGACCTGGAGTTTGGTAAGGCTCTAGGAAGCCTCTGCTCTGCACCCAGCCTCTGCCGAGAACTCCCACAGTTTCTAGCTGAGTTGATCAGGGAGTCATGCCTAGAGCCAAATTAGGGTTATTTTTGCATTTCAAATTCATATCAAGAACCCTGTTCCCTGGGGCACATGAAAGAcaacagcacatacacacattcatacacacactatgtcacatacacatatcacacacatacacacacacaccatgacaatacacatatcacacacataccacacacatgtgcacacacacataccatggtacatacacatatcacacacatgcacacacaccacacacacatatcacagtcacacacgcatgtgcacacatgaacacatgtgtgtgcacacacatacatggtacatacacatatcatacacatatacatataccacacacatgcacatacacatacacagtcacacgcgcatgcacacacatgaacacacataccatggtacatacacatatcatacacatatacatatatcacacacatacacagtcacacacatgtgcacacatgcaaatacactacacacatgcatacacacatgcatacacacatgtatacacacatgtgcacacatgtacatacacatgttccATGACACAGACGCACCTCTATATGAATGATAAGAtgatagattattaaatctacctttaaaacaaaaaaggaactactagtcttaaatattttgcattggtgcaaatttaagttttttgttatactgtatatatgtttctactatttaaggtattgtacctatgcatctcatttaacaatgttatataaagttctagtccttaaaGGTATTTttacaaactgtttaggataattaagGAATGTAGGTTAGCAGTTAATCATTATAACAAATAAACTTgtagttatgtatgtatgttttcaaggttaaacagatatcatttagatagataggtggtcttcaaacacttcagagatctacagaatatggcatttaatatgttttaacaaCATAAGATTTCTtatgatagtgagacacatctgctcctggcagcaccaatttaccttaaaaaaaatatggatgatgggcatcaaagaaccttcacatggaatctgtttttattgtggaaaacttagccactgggcaagaaactgccctttccttgactgctgacagtatgttgtTCAAATTGGACAaggaggacacaaaagaaagcaatggCCAAGCCTTGTTAAGACAAAGTAGAACAGTCCCTCAAAATCTCTGCTTCATAGTAAAatctgtcaaatattctaggccCATATGGCAAAGATGAAtaccccaatgttgcagaggaaccttgggggacttccaggcagccagctgtctctgttgtGTCTATGGTTTTGAAGTTGCTTGTTTcatgcttcctgtttacttaggtaagaTCATATCCTTCTAGGGTCTCTGATGGAATTAGAACCTAGACAGttaaagttatagttttccttgctATCAAATTCAgtaaaaaacttacaaaaaagatgtaaagtgtataaggttgagaaacataCAAACTTAAGTTATCTATCTAGAAAAATGTTCCAaagtttaaaaagatatttttaggacaGTCATACAAGTTATGACAGAAAATGGTTttggtataaaactttggactcatcaagatagaataaataatagAGTAATTTCTTCAGatttgtcaaataaaaatgaacttgaCATTGTGaatgtgaatgtaattcttacttgataatcgTTCTTATGGTATGTAATTTTCCTGTATTAgagttaaaacatttcctttttatttagacaaaaagagggaaatgtaGTGGGATATTTTTATGctgtgtaaagatgtattgctgtaattggtgtaataaaaagctgaacggcccaTTGGCCCATTGCTAGGCAGGAGgtgtaggtgggacttctgggcagagagagaactctgggaagaagaaagttggaATAGCTAGCTAGACTTGAAGGAAGCGGGATGGGCAGTACAGAGATGAGGTAACACCACATAGCAGAAtggaaattaatataaatgggttgatttaaattataagagctagttgagctaagcctaagctaaagaccaagccttcataattaataataagttcccatgtcattatttgtgagctggtgacccaaagaaaaatctgactacacatacacacacatataccatgacatacacataccacatgcatacactcacacacacacacacacacacacacacacacacactcactcactcacactgGAGTGCTGTGCTGCCCAGCTTCTTCTCCAAACACTGGAGACAGCAGAGGAATGAAAATGAAGCTGAGCCAGCTTTCATATATGATTGAATTGGAAGGAAATAAGGTCTGTGTTTAGTTTCTTTAACTTTAATAAtgtgtttcattattattttccttcaaagtgatttttgttccatttatttatttcacctaGACTTCTGAGACAATTAGAGTATACCCACAGTATATCAGCTATTTTCTGCACATTTCTTTGCCCTGAGGGGTCTGCTGGCCCATAGGTTGGCACCGTGTCTGTCTCCCTGTGCCTGAGAGTAAGAGCTTCAGAAATCCACTAAGACTCTGCTAGAGGCTACTTCATGTTTTACCTGCCTGTAGCCTTTGAAAATAGGCTCCCAGTGGAAGCCCAAGGTATATTTAATACTACATCAAACTGTATATAAATCTGGccaaaaggtgtgtgtcatttaTTTCCCTAGGGGGTGACGGCAAACTAGACCCACTGTGTGAAGAGGCCAGGATCGCTGTGCTAGATGCCTTCTGATCTCGTGGAGCAGACAGAAGAAAGCCAGCTATGCCCTCCAGTCTGCAATACCAGCCAAAGGGGCTTATTGGGCACACAGACGGTGGGATCCGCCAGTTAGAACATGGCAACGGCACCTGTCCTCTAGTCTGGACAGTTTGAGTCTCTCATCTGGCTGCATAGACATTCACAAAGATAATAAAACCACCTCTCTGGCAGCATCTCTCAGTGGTGACCCATAGGGAGAGCGCACCAATATCAGGTGCCTGTGCATccgaaggaaataataaaatgcaatcTAATAACAGAGCGCCGTCCCCTAATAAAGTACCGTTGCCAGAAGCATTAGCCATTCCTTCTGAAGCAAGCCAAGAACTAGGAACAGGTGAAATTAAAACGCACCTGGGTAGGGGGTGGGAACGAGGCCTCTGAAAGCCTGGACCAAGCCAGTGTCAATGAAGAATCTGGAAACACGGCTGTCCCTACAGATTTATTTCTTGTGCATGCTGGAGTACATTTTTAATCTCTAGTATAAAATTAGATGAGTTCAAATCTTCACTTGTCCCTGCTGCAAGCAAGGAAAGTATCTGCCTGCTTTCCTGTTAGCCAGTTCAGCTGGCCGtgctgaaggaggcaggaaaCAGTCTGGGTCAATGAGAGGGACTCTCAGGTTCTCTGTTGGAGAACACAACTTTAGTGGCAGgcattgtaaaaaaaaagaagaagaagaagaagaagaagaatcatgCTAAAATGATGTGCACTGGCTTTCCAAGTcctatgctgtgtgtatgtgtgggttaAATTtttttaggaatatatattatatatagttatatatgatatatagttatatattatatagtacatgtattttatatatagttaCATATTACATCGttaagaatatacatatatgtatgttatatatagttAACAGTTAAGAATAtacattttatgtgtgttcttatacatatatacatatatgtgtgtatatatgtatatttttcacTATAAAAGCACGGAGAGGAGGGAAGCAGACACCATTGTATGGTGTCACACATGATGCTGCCTCTCACATTTGAGAAGACCCCAGCGGAAGTCAAGAGACTATGCAGAGAGAAAGGTGGTTCCACACCCTGCAGGGACCTACACCACCTGGGAAACTGTCCTTCCCACCCCCTTGGGAAGTAGCAGGTTCCCCAACACCCCTAAATTACAAAGGCCAGTAGAGATTCCATGTGATGAATCACACTCTTGGCCCAAGCTTCATTTGTCAGAGTTGATCAGATTACAAATCACTCAGACCTCTTCAGAAATATTTAATCATCCTCTTCGTAAGAAACATGGAATCCAGTGCAGTTCCCTCCTGGTGTCTGGTGTTGGCTTCCAAGTGTCTTACTCCCTTAGTCAGAAGCCAGCTTCATTACAATGCATGtagaatttcatatttatttcaataGGATTTAGAGGCATATATTTTCACTAAAGAACtatgaaaaatacaaagtaacGAAAGAGAACAAGTCCATCATCATTTTGATCTATTTCCCGTCTGAGTTTCTTCTCTTTAGGCCTAGAtattcacagaaacaaacatacacagaatTTCACTGTGCCTGAAGATCAcattgcagttttttttttttaacttactgttTCCTATTGAGCTTGTTTCCAAGTGGTTGAGCATTGACTGTCTGAGCCTTGTGTTTCAACCAGAGATGTTCTTCTTCTTCCTCGTGTGTCAGGAGCTGTTTAGTCCATTTCGTGTTGTTGTAACTCAGCAGCTGGCCCTAGGTAATACATGAGGAAAATGAGTTTATTTGGTTCATAATTCTGTTCAGTAGAAAGTCCAAGCAGCATGGTGCTGGTGTCGGGTGATATGTCATTACATGGCAGTTGACATCCATGCGAGAGATGAAGTCAAAGACAAGGGATGGCCTAGCTTTTATAAGAACATCCTCTTGAGAACTACGAGACCTGATTCATGATACCATTATGATATCATTATGACTCATCTCCTTCTTATTAGGTTCCACCTCTCAGAGATTCCACCACtgcactggggaccaaacttCCAGCACATAAACCTTACAGGAAAAAACCTATTTCAAACCATAGGAAAAGGGCTTTCAagtaaacattgaaaataaacttAAGGGGTAAGCAAGataactcagtggataaaggggcttgccaccaagtctagagatctgagttcaatttccagagctaagaggaaagaatcaactccacaactgtcctcttacacacacacacacacacacacacacacatacacacacacacacgcgtgcacacgcgtgcacacacacagagttaaaagcTAAATAACACTTAAGACTTTGGTATGGGAGCCATCTATCCACATGGTCCCTCTTTGGAAATGACTGGACGTGTCCCTGTCACTCTGTCTTATCTTCCACCTCCTTGAAGACACTTCTCTGTAGAGAAACCTGCTTGCTCCCTGTCAAGACAAAAGTGCTCTGTGCCTCAGCAAGCTAGACATCCGGGTGCCTTTTAATGCTTTAAAACACCACTTAATTAAATCACATTTCAAGATTTATGAAATGACAAATTGATGCCACTGGTAGTGGAATCCACAAAGTGtctttttttagaataaaattaaagtcaTGGTTCTGTCTCAacagtttaaaatgaaatttggagTCTCTAAgcttttttcatcattttaaaattgtttaatgaATAGGTTGGCTGGGGGGGCGGGGAGTGCTTGCAGGACCACTCTTGAAGGCCTGCTGACCACACCTACTTCCTCTGTTAGTTTTATCCCCCAAACCCATGGCCCAGGATCCAGTGAACCTCAGCTCACGAGGGCAATCACAGGACCATCTCAGCAGTGTGACAGAGAGGTGACCCTAAAGAGACCCTTGTACCCTCTGGAATGAGATACTTCCTTGGACACACCTCCCAGATAAAATAATCCTAGGATGTGATACTCAAATCTTCCTCCTTCAGACCCTGACTTCCAGCTGGTGCCTTTGCGGGTGATTCAGCCTTACAGGAAAACCATGTCAGGTGATAACAAGGCATGCTTGCTCTGGGTGCCAAGTTTCCGAGAAAAACAGACCAGCTAGCCAGATCTGGGTGAAGGGCAAGAAGATGCCAGCAGAGGGGTAGTCGTCCTCACTGATCATTTAAAGGGAAAGGAACGTGAGGCGGTAGTGCAGCCAGGTGCTCTCAGCTTGGCTGTGAGCTGGTGTCCCGAGTTACAGGAAGTGGATAAGGGACGTTCTCCAGGTAACTCATGATCTGGAGCTATGGAGGCTGACAGTGCTGAGCTCATCTAAGACAACGGACCAAACAGCACAGTAATGCTGCCAAGTGAGCATGGAGGGcactggtgtaggaggcccttctgtctgtgtgctgcttttattggttaatgaataaagaaactgccttggccttttgatagggcagaacttaggtaggcggggaaaactggactgaatgctgggagaaagaaggccaataagaagttagggctaatgggccaagcagtgatttaaataatatggtttctgtgtgattattttgggtctaagctagccttGCAGCAAgaagaacaagtggcctccttcacCTACAGAGCACCAAGTTCAGGCTCTGGTACCACCATCcctcacctcccacatcactgttgCTTTCCAGGAGGAGATGGGTCTGAGGCTATTAATCTTCTAGATATTTCCAGAAAGGCTACaaatctgggtttttattttatttctcttcctttttttttctggcactaAGGATTGAATGCAGGACCTCCCTCATGCCAAGCACGAGTTCTAGAACCCA
The sequence above is a segment of the Microtus ochrogaster isolate Prairie Vole_2 chromosome 6, MicOch1.0, whole genome shotgun sequence genome. Coding sequences within it:
- the C6H10orf53 gene encoding UPF0728 protein C10orf53 homolog yields the protein MPKHAVVTLRYGPYSAVGLSVEHRTYRLEGLQAVLAKDGHEIILEQIEDWNLVELVVNEETVFQCDIQDLEFGGDGKLDPLCEEARIAVLDAF